One window from the genome of Cryptomeria japonica chromosome 6, Sugi_1.0, whole genome shotgun sequence encodes:
- the LOC131036257 gene encoding two-component response regulator ARR3-like, producing the protein MAHCISGDEQDNMSSASHEFSKADNTSQTHVLAVDDSITDRKLLEKLLKISSYKVTMVDSGTRALEFLGLGEYDSSTVQFNKLKVDMIITDYSMPGMTGYELLKKIKESPKLKDIPVIIMSSENVPSRISRCVDEGAEDFILKPVQLSDVKQLKNYGRSVN; encoded by the exons ATGGCCCATTGTATTTCGGGGGATGAGCAGGATAACATGAGTTCAGCTTCTCATGAATTTAGCAAAGCTGATAACACATCCCAGACTCATGTTCTTGCTGTGGATGACAGTATTACAGATCGAAAGCTTTTAGAGAAGCTGCTAAAGATCTCTTCTTACAAAG TGACCATGGTTGATAGTGGAACAAGAGCTCTGGAATTCCTGGGATTAGGAGAATATGATAGCAGTACTGTACAATTCAAC AAATTGAAGGTGGATATGATAATCACCGACTACAGCATGCCAGGAATGACTGGCTACGAGTTGCTCAAGAAAATTAAG GAATCACCGAAGCTTAAGGACATTCCAGTGATCATCATGTCGTCTGAGAACGTGCCTTCCCGGATTAGCAG ATGTGTGGATGAAGGCGCAGAAGACTTCATATTAAAGCCTGTGCAGCTCTCGGACGTGAAACAACTCAAAAACTACGGAAGATCTGTGAACTAG